A window from Streptosporangiales bacterium encodes these proteins:
- a CDS encoding EamA family transporter, with amino-acid sequence MDLATPVSPRAGTPTRSARLTDLALAAGFVLAWSSGFVGAELGTLAAGAVTLLAWRGIVGTAVLLVRQARRRGRWLGVRELVTQAGIGVLSQAGYLLGVVLAIQLGVPAGTAALVAALQPLVSGVLAGPVLGERVVPRQWVGLVIGLGGVALVVAGDLAVPAGTPPWAYALPFAAMASLVAATLLERRLAPRTGVAEGLTVQTGASTVVFVAVAAGSGSLVPPADPTFWAAVVWTVVLSHLGGYALYWLNVRRGGVTRVGALLYLTPPATALWAFAMFDEPFGILAVAGMVICALSVPLALRR; translated from the coding sequence ATGGATCTCGCCACCCCCGTCTCGCCCCGGGCAGGTACGCCCACGCGCTCGGCCAGGCTCACCGACCTCGCGCTGGCCGCCGGGTTCGTTCTCGCCTGGAGCTCCGGCTTCGTCGGCGCCGAGCTCGGCACGCTCGCCGCGGGCGCGGTGACCCTGCTCGCCTGGCGGGGGATCGTCGGCACGGCGGTCCTCCTCGTCCGGCAGGCCCGCCGCCGCGGCCGGTGGCTCGGCGTGCGGGAGCTCGTCACGCAGGCGGGGATCGGTGTGCTGTCCCAGGCCGGGTACCTGCTCGGCGTCGTGCTCGCCATCCAGCTCGGGGTGCCGGCGGGCACGGCCGCGCTGGTGGCCGCCCTGCAGCCGCTCGTGTCCGGCGTGCTCGCCGGCCCCGTGCTCGGCGAACGGGTCGTGCCGCGGCAGTGGGTCGGCCTGGTGATCGGACTCGGCGGGGTCGCTCTCGTGGTCGCCGGCGACCTCGCGGTGCCGGCTGGAACCCCGCCGTGGGCGTACGCCCTCCCGTTCGCCGCCATGGCCTCGCTCGTCGCCGCCACCCTGCTCGAGCGCCGGCTCGCGCCCCGCACAGGTGTGGCGGAGGGTCTCACGGTGCAGACCGGCGCGAGCACGGTCGTCTTCGTCGCGGTCGCCGCCGGCTCGGGATCGCTCGTCCCTCCCGCCGACCCGACGTTCTGGGCCGCCGTGGTCTGGACGGTCGTGCTCTCCCACCTCGGCGGGTACGCGCTGTACTGGCTGAACGTCCGGCGCGGTGGCGTGACGAGGGTCGGCGCGCTGCTCTACCTGACGCCGCCCGCGACCGCGCTGTGGGCGTTCGCGATGTTCGACGAGCCGTTCGGCATCCTCGCCGTGGCGGGCATGGTGATCTGCGCCCTCTCGGTGCCGCTGGCGCTCAGGCGCTGA
- a CDS encoding mandelate racemase/muconate lactonizing enzyme family protein, which yields MYELTDVRARAHRAPFTVPLLDEPIGQRTFVTCRIETDGGLTGFGLTGQFLPHAVVAALTEHITPLLRGVDIRDTEAVHARVAKALNQRNQTGVISSAMSALDIAMWDAAGKGAGRTIAQLLGGHRDRAAAYVTFGFPQYDRDQLVEAARLQVRSGVGRLKMVVAVHPDGWREDANRIRAVRAAVGDDVELAIDANYLFSPTEALLLCRAVEDCGIVWFEEPLHGNDVRAMADLRRRTNIPLSAGQMDGHLLRLREFVDAQAVDIIQPNVCYCGGYTEARRVGHLAQAFSLPIANGGGWPHFNMHLIAGLRGGWRVEFHLGMQQVGEQIFPDAPRPKDDEIVLPDAPGLGMTVDTDFLDATVLTT from the coding sequence ATGTACGAACTGACCGACGTCCGAGCCCGTGCCCACCGGGCGCCCTTCACGGTGCCGTTGCTCGACGAGCCGATCGGGCAACGCACGTTCGTGACCTGCCGGATCGAGACGGACGGCGGGCTCACCGGGTTCGGTCTCACCGGGCAGTTCCTTCCCCACGCGGTCGTCGCCGCGCTCACGGAGCACATCACCCCGCTGCTGCGGGGCGTCGACATCAGGGACACCGAGGCCGTGCACGCACGGGTCGCGAAGGCGCTCAACCAGCGCAACCAGACCGGGGTCATCTCCAGTGCCATGTCGGCGCTCGACATCGCGATGTGGGACGCCGCGGGCAAGGGCGCCGGCCGGACGATAGCGCAGCTCCTCGGCGGGCACCGCGACCGCGCCGCGGCGTACGTGACGTTCGGCTTCCCCCAGTACGACAGGGACCAGCTCGTCGAGGCGGCACGGCTGCAGGTCCGTTCGGGCGTGGGACGGCTGAAGATGGTCGTCGCCGTCCATCCGGACGGTTGGCGGGAGGACGCGAACCGCATCAGGGCCGTCCGCGCCGCGGTCGGCGACGACGTGGAGCTCGCCATCGACGCCAACTACCTGTTCAGTCCCACCGAGGCACTGCTGCTCTGCCGCGCCGTCGAGGACTGCGGGATCGTCTGGTTCGAGGAACCGCTGCACGGCAACGACGTCCGGGCCATGGCGGACCTCCGCCGCCGGACGAACATCCCACTCTCCGCGGGCCAGATGGACGGACACCTGCTACGGCTCCGCGAGTTCGTCGACGCGCAGGCGGTCGACATCATCCAGCCCAACGTCTGCTACTGCGGCGGCTACACCGAGGCGCGCAGGGTGGGTCACCTCGCGCAGGCCTTCAGCCTGCCGATCGCGAACGGCGGTGGCTGGCCGCACTTCAACATGCACCTGATCGCGGGGCTGCGCGGCGGTTGGCGGGTGGAGTTCCACCTGGGCATGCAACAGGTCGGCGAGCAGATCTTCCCCGACGCGCCGCGGCCGAAGGACGACGAGATCGTGCTGCCCGACGCCCCCGGTCTCGGCATGACCGTCGACACCGACTTCCTCGACGCCACCGTGCTCACGACCTGA
- a CDS encoding MmgE/PrpD family protein translates to MPHRAAAPRERGRTGAPTIVEVRRRRPRRGDERVDRRAGAPPVTTRVLAEYVATALDRPLPDDVAERATDHLVDTVAAIVSGSVLPAGRHGQALARAHGGSPQATVLGTGLRTDTAHAALANGMAAHADETDDSHEPSRTHPGCSIVPAALAVAESAGAPGRSLLRAVALGYDVCARTTRALWPDFTALRATRHSTHAIGGLFGSAATAGALADLGPARLAHLFSYACQRASGTTAWLRDAEHVQKAYVFAGMPASDGVQLARLVAAGWPGIDEPFTGESGFLDVIGEDADPDVLTAGLGTDYAVARTNIKWLPVGSPIQAPAQALLEVMRTHHLSGTDVTGVEVVLPGSLAHVVDSRDMPDIDLAYVLGVILTDGRLTFAAVHDMRRFSSWRGGGGDPRITIRTDAGMQPLRQAHVVVRAGDRSLAHRVTAIHGSPRDPMSSAEVDGKARELVAPVLGADQADLLVTTLRGVARMSDHGWTDVLDRPAPSADTRGAPCTN, encoded by the coding sequence GTGCCTCACCGTGCTGCTGCTCCTCGCGAGCGCGGTCGGACCGGTGCGCCGACTATTGTCGAAGTCCGACGACGCCGTCCCCGGCGAGGCGACGAACGCGTCGACCGCAGAGCTGGAGCGCCACCCGTGACCACGCGGGTGCTGGCGGAGTACGTGGCCACCGCGCTCGATCGCCCGCTTCCCGACGACGTGGCCGAGCGCGCGACGGACCACCTCGTCGACACGGTGGCGGCGATCGTGTCCGGCTCGGTGCTGCCGGCCGGCAGGCACGGACAGGCTCTCGCGAGAGCCCACGGGGGGAGCCCGCAGGCGACCGTGCTCGGTACGGGCCTGCGCACCGACACCGCGCACGCGGCGCTGGCCAACGGCATGGCCGCACACGCCGACGAGACCGACGACTCGCACGAGCCGTCACGCACGCACCCGGGCTGCTCCATCGTGCCGGCCGCCCTCGCCGTGGCGGAGTCCGCCGGGGCTCCTGGCCGGTCGCTCCTGCGTGCGGTCGCACTCGGCTACGACGTCTGCGCGCGGACGACCCGGGCGTTGTGGCCCGACTTCACCGCACTCCGTGCCACCCGGCACAGCACCCACGCGATCGGCGGACTGTTCGGCAGCGCCGCCACGGCCGGCGCACTCGCCGACCTGGGCCCGGCGCGACTGGCACATCTCTTCTCGTACGCCTGCCAGCGCGCGAGTGGCACGACGGCATGGCTCCGCGACGCCGAGCACGTGCAGAAGGCGTACGTCTTCGCGGGCATGCCCGCGTCCGACGGCGTGCAGCTCGCCCGGCTGGTCGCGGCGGGCTGGCCGGGGATCGACGAGCCGTTCACCGGGGAGTCCGGCTTCCTCGACGTCATCGGCGAGGACGCCGACCCCGACGTGCTCACGGCCGGCCTCGGCACGGACTACGCCGTCGCGCGGACGAACATCAAGTGGCTGCCGGTCGGCTCTCCGATCCAGGCGCCCGCGCAGGCCCTGCTGGAGGTGATGCGCACACATCACCTCAGCGGAACCGACGTCACCGGTGTCGAGGTCGTGCTCCCGGGCTCACTCGCCCACGTCGTCGACTCGCGTGACATGCCCGACATCGATCTCGCGTACGTGCTCGGGGTGATCCTGACCGACGGGCGCCTGACCTTCGCCGCGGTGCACGACATGCGTAGGTTCTCGTCCTGGCGCGGCGGTGGCGGCGACCCGCGCATCACGATCCGCACCGACGCGGGGATGCAACCGCTGCGCCAGGCACATGTCGTCGTCCGGGCCGGCGACCGGTCACTCGCCCATCGGGTCACCGCGATCCACGGCAGCCCACGCGACCCGATGTCGTCGGCGGAGGTCGACGGCAAGGCACGCGAGCTGGTCGCGCCCGTGCTCGGCGCCGACCAGGCCGACCTGCTGGTGACGACCCTGCGCGGCGTGGCACGGATGTCCGACCACGGCTGGACCGACGTACTCGACCGACCCGCACCGTCAGCTGACACCCGAGGAGCGCCATGTACGAACTGA
- a CDS encoding tripartite tricarboxylate transporter permease: protein MIPFSDILHGFAVAFEPQNILFALIGALVGTIIGALPGLGPSATIAILLPLTIGLEPVSALIMFVGIYTGAMYGGSITTILVNAPGESASVVTALDGYQLARQGRAGAALGMAAISSFAAGTLAVVLLMFGAPLLSSFALRLGPPEYFAILLLGFALLAFMGGRSKAKVLVSLAAGLLVATVGADPVSGQNRFTFGVVDLIDGVDFVIVAMGVFALAEILVNLRTGMGTLQASRPKWRSVYPKRADLRETWPSMLRGGLVGFFVGVLPGAGATIASLFSYGVERRLSKRPETFGKGAMAGVVAPEGANNAATAGALVPLLTLGIPGSGATAVMLGGLVLYGVQPGPLLMQEQPALVWGVIASLYLANVVLLVLNLPLVPLFASVLRMPYHYLSTLVFLVAVIGAFSLRNNVVDVLLLAFFTLLGYGMRRLGYPAAPFVLAVVLGPMLERSLNQSLTISQGDLGVFVQRPISLGVLCLTVLLLLASAVGPVRRLLSKSDDAVPGEATNASTAELERHP from the coding sequence ATGATCCCGTTCTCCGACATCCTGCACGGGTTCGCGGTCGCCTTCGAGCCGCAGAACATCCTCTTCGCTCTGATCGGCGCGCTCGTCGGCACGATCATCGGCGCGCTGCCCGGTCTCGGCCCGTCCGCGACGATCGCGATCCTGCTGCCGCTCACCATCGGCCTGGAACCCGTCTCCGCGCTCATCATGTTCGTGGGCATCTACACCGGCGCGATGTACGGCGGCTCGATCACCACGATCCTCGTCAACGCACCCGGGGAGTCCGCCTCTGTCGTCACCGCACTCGACGGGTACCAGCTCGCCCGCCAGGGCCGGGCGGGCGCCGCCCTGGGGATGGCGGCCATCAGCTCGTTCGCCGCGGGCACCCTGGCCGTCGTGCTCCTGATGTTCGGCGCGCCCCTGCTGTCGAGCTTCGCGCTGCGGCTCGGCCCGCCGGAGTACTTCGCCATCCTGCTGCTGGGCTTCGCGCTGCTCGCGTTCATGGGCGGCAGATCCAAGGCGAAGGTCCTCGTCTCCCTCGCCGCGGGCCTGCTCGTCGCGACGGTCGGCGCCGACCCGGTCTCGGGGCAGAACAGGTTCACCTTCGGCGTCGTGGATCTCATCGACGGAGTCGACTTCGTGATCGTCGCGATGGGTGTCTTCGCGCTCGCCGAGATCCTCGTCAACCTCCGCACGGGGATGGGCACGCTGCAGGCGAGCCGGCCGAAGTGGCGTTCGGTGTACCCGAAGCGCGCAGACCTGCGGGAGACCTGGCCGAGCATGCTGAGGGGCGGGCTGGTCGGGTTCTTCGTCGGCGTGCTCCCCGGCGCGGGCGCGACCATCGCGTCGCTGTTCAGCTACGGGGTCGAACGCCGGCTCTCCAAGCGGCCAGAGACGTTCGGCAAGGGCGCCATGGCCGGCGTAGTCGCTCCCGAGGGCGCCAACAACGCCGCCACCGCGGGGGCGCTCGTCCCGCTCCTGACCCTCGGCATCCCCGGCTCGGGTGCCACCGCGGTCATGTTGGGCGGGCTCGTGCTCTACGGCGTGCAGCCGGGGCCGCTGCTGATGCAGGAGCAGCCCGCGCTCGTCTGGGGCGTGATCGCGAGCCTCTACCTGGCCAACGTCGTCCTGCTCGTGCTGAACCTGCCGCTCGTCCCGCTCTTCGCGTCCGTGCTCCGCATGCCGTACCACTACCTGTCGACGCTCGTCTTCCTCGTCGCCGTGATCGGCGCGTTCAGCCTGCGCAACAACGTCGTCGACGTCCTCCTGCTGGCGTTCTTCACGCTGCTCGGATACGGGATGCGCAGGCTGGGATACCCGGCGGCGCCGTTCGTCCTGGCCGTCGTCCTCGGCCCGATGCTCGAGCGGAGCCTCAACCAGTCACTCACCATCTCGCAGGGCGACCTGGGCGTCTTCGTCCAGCGGCCGATCTCGCTCGGCGTCCTGTGCCTCACCGTGCTGCTGCTCCTCGCGAGCGCGGTCGGACCGGTGCGCCGACTATTGTCGAAGTCCGACGACGCCGTCCCCGGCGAGGCGACGAACGCGTCGACCGCAGAGCTGGAGCGCCACCCGTGA